TGGCTGATTTCTTATGTTGGTAGCTTTTTTAACTTCCTTACGCTGATCTATATCGGTGAGCTAGTTCTTGTGCTTTTCTTTTCTGGATCATTTCATATACGTCCTTTCCAAAAATTCAGACTTATATATATTGCCTCTTAAGTGTTGTGATATCATATTTACCGATTTCATAGTAGATAAAATAAACGTTTTGTTTAACTGGATTAGCAAAGAGAACATCATGGCTGAGAAAAACATAATTGTTTTCCTATTTGTTTATCCGGTGAAACAAACTATTATATGTAACTGATTTTACTTTATTTACTATGAAATGGGTAACTAATATATTTCTAGTGATTTAAAAGGGTAAATATGATATTATGAAATATAggacacacacacatatatagaggccggttaacgtacaaaaGGCTCTTAACGTGCGATGGTACGCGACCACCAATATAGCGTGCGTAATTATGCGAATGACGTGCGTAATTAGGGTTAACCTAACCCATGCGTAAGtgtaattagggtttaacccaacCCATGTGTAATAATGcaaataacgtgcgtaattatgcaaAGTTAGTTACTATTGTGCCACCGTGTTCAATTGAAGACCTAGATTAAATCAGATGTGCGGTTGAGATGCTCGCGTGCGTATCGCACGATAAGGTGGTCTTGTTTTTtaaactttctctctctctctctctctatatatatatatatatatatgtgtgtgtgtgtgcgtgtgtgtacGTATTACActcatttttcttttatttattgcATGCCTAGTGAAAGCTTCTTATGACATGGTATGAATCTTGATTTCATCTCAGGGATACTTCTGAGTTTATCAATGCCTTTTTTATACGACAAGTTCCAAGCGCAAGTTGATGAGAAGTTAGTTATAGTGCGTAAAATCACCAATTTTATCTTCAGGAAGGCAGACATCATCTTACAAATGATCCCATTAACACACAACAAGCAAAAAACTCAGTAGCCGATATGTACATAAATCGAAGGTCAGATTCTTCTGTTTTATCCACACTGACATGTTTCATTCTAAACATTATGTGCCAAAAGGTTTTGATAGGGATTTAGTTACTAAAATATAAGCATTGAGGACCTTGTAAGTTGTAATTGGTGTGTAATTCAACGTACAGTTCATATTAGATGTTTAGTACAAGTGTAATGTTTATAACACTAAATTTCCTTTTGAAAGTCAAATCAATTACTTTTCAAATCCAAAACTAATGAGAACCTATTTACACTAAATAAAGTTTTTCTCTATTTGCAGTTCTTTTTAGTATAATTAAGTAACACTGCTTTTTTATATCATATGTTTTGATGCATTTGGATTTGCTTATTTAAAACATTAATTTACTTATTACATCTGTTATACAAGTACTTTTGGGTGTTTGGAAGAAGCAGAGTGTTATATACGTagtttaaattaaataaattgtTTTTGATAGGCACTTTGTGATTGTTCTTTTCCAATTGATTAGTTATTGTTGATTCCAAATTACAAGTTTACCCTTAGGGTGAAAATAAGCTGTTTTCATTAACGACTGATTATCCAAGTTGAAGCATAAGCTGTTTAGCTAAGCACTCCCAAACACCCCTAAATTTAACGTAcccattttttaatattttttgtgAATTATTATGTTCATGTTCTTTAGGATAATGGTAGGTTGAGTTGGCATGGCAAAACGGGTGGGTTGGGTATGGTAACGGGTCAAGTGGGTTTGGGTTAAAACATGTAACTTTTTGTGCAAATTCAGGACCCGTAAACACTTTTTGGTCCATTTCTTTTAGATTTTGTAAATATTTAATGCACTGAATATGAATACCCTACTATATTATTACAATAACAGATTCTTTTAGAATAAACTTACGACATTGTAAATACATATTATCTTTAGTGATTTTTGCCCCATTTGACACTTTAATAAATACAAATTACAATGACTCTCACATATAGCTAAGTTTTTAAATCAACCCTTTTGACCCGTCACCAATCAAATACAACATTTTTCCTTATCAACAGGTCAGGCTGGCTGGCCCGTCAAGACTTTTTGGTCCATTTATTTAGATTTTGTAGACAGTTAACGCATTGAGATCACAAAACTCTATTATTACATTATTTTCTTTTAGAGATATAGGACGTTACTTGTAAGCATTTCAGTACATACTTTATTACTGATTTTGACAGGGCGACCCATTTGACACTTTTTTCTTTTAGCTAACTTTAAAATCTAGCCCGTTTGATCAGTTTCTATATCAATGGATGATATTGCAACAGCTAATGACGGGAAGATGATATATCATATATGATACAAATCTAGTGAGAACCTGTTTACGTTTTATATAAAATGTTTTCAGTTCTTtctagtataatataatataatataactgttttttatataaaatgctTTGATAAATTCATATATTATTAGTCCAAAAGTAGTCATATAAGCTAGCGCTTCCGCTTATTAAGAATAACCTTAaggtttatttttatttgtttatttatttatttttctctCGAAAGGCAAAGACACATCTTTAATACATATTTGTCCCAAACACCCCCCATATTTAACAAAAGCTGTAACACAACACATTTGCAGGTTTCTTGCTAGGGATGCTTGAGGTCTATGCCTAATATCATGGTAACACATCTAGCAAAAGTGCTTCTAATTTGGGTGTGTGAAACTCAATTTCTTGGTATTTTTTGGTCAGTGCAATCTTTCGGCTAGCGGTATGTAGTGATGGTAGTTTTTTCTAGGCTGTGAAAATTGTGAATGCAAGATATATTTATGATTATTTTGGGGGGATGATTGCCTTTTCAATTGTCTACTTGTATGGTCAATTTCATTTCATTAACTAATTATGTTTTGGAATAAGTTTTCATGTTAagattgtttatttgtttaatataagCTTTACATAGTTTTTGGCAAttattgttttgatgttgttggaaCCATATTAAAGTTATTTAAAACGATCTATAGTAGTAGACATGGTTAGGCTGGTTTTGAGAGAGAAAAAGAGCTAAAACGTCAATTGCGGTTTTGGAAAATGATAACAAACTGGCTGGGTGTAATTCCTGTGATATTAGACTTTGTTAACAACATACAGGGCCGTCCACGAGAGCTCGAGGGCCCTCGGGTGCCCTATGCGAATAGAAACAATGGACCCCTGTGTTTTCAAGTAATTACGTGTTAACCCTAATAACAAATGATAAGAACTAACATAAACAAACGATTAAACAATTTAATACAAAGAAAAAATTAACTtaaataaacatttaaataaaaataaatcaattaaaagtaataaaaacaaatcaaataaaaaagaaacaaacaaaTGAATATGAATGTCTATATGTATTAGGCTACAAACTCAATATTTTTAGAAACTTTTTTTGCCATAAAATATTTTGGGCCCTATTTGATGGCACACCATACACACCTTCTAAGACGACCATGACAAAAGAAAATATAACATTTATTGGAATTTAAATGAAAGAAACACAATAGAGTATACACCTATATATAAATTCTATTTGTAAGTTATAATATAATTTtcataattaaaaatatattgatataCTTATAATAGTTATAACATAATAATATATTAACTAAAAAGGACATTGACTCATGAATGAAAAGGtattaagaagaaaaaaaaagataacAATCTAAAAGCCTAGTCGTCTCCATCCAGTAGAAGCTACTTGGATCTCGTAGACCTGTGACATCCGGTGGCGGCTAGGTACTGATTTTTTTACTATTCGATGTCCCATGTGAGAAGAATTTTAGAATTTTATCTCACTTTAACAAGACATATTTAATTTATTCATTTGTATATCAATTGTGCGAGTGAATTTTATTAGGATGATGCTAAACGTATCTCCCTCCTCATCTTGTGAGGTTAGTAAGTTTGATCCGTTTAGTAAATTTTCAACAATCAAAATACATAgataaaataagaaaaataattaACCATAATAACAATTCCAAATATGATCGGAAAACAACATTTATTAAGTCCAAGTAAGTTTATTTTATCGAGATACCATAATGGttattaactttattttttatcattaatTTTCCCAAATAAGTACTCATCTCTACATATCACATGTACGGACTTCATAAATTATAATGTGGCATCTTTTAAGTCCAAAGCAAATGAGACATATAATGTAGCTTAATAATAAGACAAAATAGAGATTAAACATCAAAATTGAGACATAACTGGTTGTCACTTACTAGTTACTATATCCAATTGCTTGATTTTATTTTACATGGCTCTACTTTACATTTGAAATTTAACGGTCGCATTATTTCTTTCAGCTTTAACGAATTAGTTTAACAAATATGATAAAATAAACATAATacataaaagaaaataaatacaGTGTAAAAGGGTCTAGATGAATATtgtgaaaaaataaataaattcccATTGCAATTTTATAGCCGTATATTCTTGTTGCTTTGCTTTCCCATGTTTGTGGATAGAATTACATGCATAAATGTTTGTTAAGATGTAACATAGTTGTGTACTATATGTGATCTAAATATAACCTTGTATTGCAACCAGATTTTTGATGTAGAATCAAATTCCAATCATATAGACAGTTCTGAGTATAATTTAATATGATATCATGTAAAATACATACGATATCAGAACAAGTTCTCAACCAATCAAAACAAACCTAAATCACATCCATCAATCAAGAGTCTCCACCTCACCCACCCATTTGCTCCCACACCGGTAGAAATCCTCAAGCCCCTCCCCCTAACGCTGCCCTCAATGCCATACGCGGGGTGATGTTTCTGGCGTGGAGAGGCTTCCACGCTCTTTTTTCACGCCACCGTATGTTCTAAAGCATGTATACACACACCAAAGAATATGTATTTTATCAAGCTACATTAATTATTACAGTTAAGTATTTAAATGAAGTCAAATTATTTAACAGACCATTTGAAAAGGGAATGTTGTATCCTAGTTTTACCTCCAGAAACAACCAAAAGCAGCCCAACAAAATATTTAATGTTACTTTATAATTTTTTGGCTTTTACGTCAAGATGTTTGTTGACACATGTTTCTTTGAAATTAAAAAGAGTTAGCGGGTCaaaattaaatatttaaaaatagAAGAATGATTTGAATTAACATGTATTAATCCAATGTTTGTTATTGATAACTACTACAAAGTAAAAGACATTTAATTGGTAAAAGACATGATCAGGTAAATTTGAAACCCACTCCCTTTCAAATCCCATTTTGTATTCTCGTAGCTCAAATCAAAATACATTTAAGGGCGAGTATGGACCGTATGGTTAAATTCGTTATAAAgctcaaatcaaaattttaaccGGTATTTTAGTTTCTAAATCTTTATGAAGGATCCGTTTTAGTTATAAATGGTTTGATTCTTCGAAAAGATAGACTTGGTTAACCATTTCTACGGTGGCGGCTTTGATGGTATACGAGGAGGACCTCCGCACAAAGCCGTGATTTCGAAGGGcacatgatttaaaaaaaaaatccgatatatatCTGTTATTTTTTtaaggattaggatcaaatacaaaggatcctaattgtaagaggtgtaagaaggatttatagagtgacaagtgtccaataacctaaaaaaacccactacacaaaaaaacccactacaaaaaaaaaaaaaaaaaaaaaaaaaaaaaaaaaaccttaaacatccaccaccaccaaaaacctaaacccccacccccccccacacatcacccaccctaaatatatatatatatatatatatatatatatatatatatatatatatatatatatatatatatataggataggatcatgagtgaacaacatcCTTGTTTGTGAACTGTGTGAACTCATCTTGACCCTTGATCTTGTTTAAATAATATAAGGGTAGGATTGTCATTACAATTTAAACTTAATTAGGAATTTAATTTTAATCTAAATTTGAATGTGATTTAGAATATAGGTTTCCATGTAACTGCCCTAGAATCTTGTGATCTACAGCATGTGATCATATATTTGAATTCAAGATTCACCAAAAAAACAAGTTGGCATCCAAATTCTAATTTTCAATCGACAATATCCTTCTTCTTTAATAATCTGCATTTATTTAAttcaaatgttttttttattttagtactCATATCATGTGTTTTTTTTATAATGGTTAGACTATTGATTACTCACATTTATACTGTATAGCCACTTATGTAGTATTACACCTTGTCCAAAACACCAAATTTTGTATGAATACATAAACGTAGGATTGAGTGATATCCATATGTATGATGAGGGTTTTAACATGTCGTGTCTTATACAAGCCAACATCTCCAACAATAAAGTACACAAACAATACATAAACAAAAAGATACTTAACCAAAACATAACATTTAGGGGCCGTTTGGCAACCTCTGAATGGGTAAGTGCTGAacgagtaagaggtctgaatgggtAAGAGACTCTGAACCAGGAAGTGCTGAACCAAAAAGTGCTGTTTGGTTGAACCTCTGAATGGCTATGCACAATGACTACTTTACCCCTCTGAACTATTTTATGCTGAATGAAATGTATCTGTTTGGTCAGTGCTCTGAATGACGGTTCTGgaagattaataataataaaatgaaaaCACATAACATTATAGAAAATCCAAATTACATATAAATCcttcaaaattcttaaaaattaCTAAAATTCAGCAAGAAATTAATAATTTACGTAGAATTttaattttaaacatttcaaattagTTGACTAGCTATCTGGTTACGCAAAGTAGTCATATACTCGATGTCTTGTGAACCCCATTCTATGTCGTGAACGAACTGCCCAACATTTTCTCCACCTTGTATTTCAGAAAACACAGTGTTCTCGCCATACTCCACAAATAATTGATCACGAATATTGCACTTCCTTATAAAATTATGGACGGCGAAACAGGCGATCACTATGTCCCTTTGGATTGGAAAAGAAAAGGGAGCCATTTGCTTTAGGATTGGGAATCTCGCCTTCAAAACACCATATGAGCGCTCAATAACATTTCTGAGTTGTGCATGGGCATGATTGAATTTTTCTTCCTTAGTTAACGCACGTTGTCGTCGAAAATCGGCTAGCCAATATCTCGTATTACGGTAGGGAGTCATAAACCCACGAGTGTTGGTGTATGCAGCATCACAAAGGTAATATTTATCTATAAACACCAGTATCAAAACTATTACATAAACAATAGGTaatttataaataattaaagttaaaatGATTAAAAACCTGGTGGGGGGAAGGAAAACCCGGAAGTCGGGTTAAATGCTACTTCTTTTAAAACTCGTGAATCATGTGCAATCCCCTCCCATCCGGCCCATACAAACGTGAATATCATATCAAAATCACAAATTGCTAAGACATTCTGAAAGCATTCACCCTTTCCTCTTCCCCTGTAACGAGTCTGTTGGTCAACAGGCACGACTGCATGTACAAGAGTTCCATCTAGCGCACCTATTGCTCCAGGGAATATTTGTTTTAGTTTTCTATGTCGTTCTGAAGTATTTGCAATTGCATTAGAAGATGTTGGATTTATAACTTCTCTTGCGAAACTCATCATTGCATTTAGGACCTCATGAAAACATCTATGAATTGTTTCTGTTGAGTGCTGAAACCTTCGTTTAACCATTCGAAAACGTTCATTATGGCCTATGACTGTTAAAAACATAGCCAACTTTTCTTCAAAGCTTATTGACCTACTACTTTGCAACcaatttttttctttaaaatgaTTGCACAATAGTACAAATGCATCACGTGAAAGACGCATCAACTCATGACACTGTGTAGAAGTTCCATGCAACAATTCTTGTGTGTATGCATGACCGGTCAATGCCGAATTCAAGTCTCTTATCTtttcatttctttttctttttgagtCTAACCGTTTCCAATACCAACAAAGGAGAATGAAAACTATAACCTCATCGTCAGGATCCATAGGCTACCTGTCATAACCATTAAATAACATTCAAGATGAACAAAAGATCCATATCATAACATCAAAAAATATCCATAACAAAATATTAAAAACCATAGATATATAAGATCCACAAAATTCAATCCAAACAAAAAACATCCTTGACATAATATCCACAGAATCATCTAAAAAAATATCCATAACAATTTGTGCAACAAAACCCTATGCATAAAACATCCATAAAATGACACCCACAAAACCCTATCCGATCAATCCATACTTTGCTCCAGCATTCTTGACCCATAGTTCACAACTTTGCGGCTGAAGTCGTAACCACACTTTCCTAATATCAGCACTTTCACCAAAAAGCAAAAGTGCTGTTTGATATTTCACATCTAACTCTCCCCATCCCATTGTCTCCAACTTCTCCatgcatgcatcaatatcattaGAAAGATTGTGTTTCTCTATCAAGATCTTTGCCACCTTAGTAATGCAGTCCCCAACTTCATCTATTGTTGCCTTATCTTTTCGTTTCTCCCTTTTTTTAGACCGACCGGATGCTTCCTCAGTAGCACCTTGAGTTGGGGGTTCCATTTGACCGCACTCGATATCCTCAATACCATTTAAATTGTGGTCAAAAACTTCCTCAGAAGGATGAGGAAGTGTAGAAGATGGCCCCCAACTATCAAAGCCGTTCGAAGTAGATCCCTCA
This is a stretch of genomic DNA from Helianthus annuus cultivar XRQ/B chromosome 16, HanXRQr2.0-SUNRISE, whole genome shotgun sequence. It encodes these proteins:
- the LOC110919337 gene encoding uncharacterized protein LOC110919337 translates to MDPDDEVIVFILLCWYWKRLDSKRKRNEKIRDLNSALTGHAYTQELLHGTSTQCHELMRLSRDAFVLLCNHFKEKNWLQSSRSISFEEKLAMFLTVIGHNERFRMVKRRFQHSTETIHRCFHEVLNAMMSFAREVINPTSSNAIANTSERHRKLKQIFPGAIGALDGTLVHAVVPVDQQTRYRGRGKGECFQNVLAICDFDMIFTFVWAGWEGIAHDSRVLKEVAFNPTSGFSFPPPDKYYLCDAAYTNTRGFMTPYRNTRYWLADFRRQRALTKEEKFNHAHAQLRNVIERSYGVLKARFPILKQMAPFSFPIQRDIVIACFAVHNFIRKCNIRDQLFVEYGENTVFSEIQGGENVGQFVHDIEWGSQDIEYMTTLRNQIASQLI
- the LOC110919336 gene encoding L10-interacting MYB domain-containing protein-like → MSKRNRISWKQESVDKTFLEACIVEVTLHGREGSSLKQSSWKNVAEKLKTEHNFIADQKQMKNRYDYLKSKFSAWSKLKNKTGNVYNPVTSTFNLSEEEWQLEIKSNKYVEALRSAPLSFPELCVQLFEGSTSNGFDSWGPSSTLPHPSEEVFDHNLNGIEDIECGQMEPPTQGATEEASGRSKKREKRKDKATIDEVGDCITKVAKILIEKHNLSNDIDACMEKLETMGWGELDVKYQTALLLFGESADIRKVWLRLQPQSCELWVKNAGAKYGLIG